The Panicum virgatum strain AP13 chromosome 5K, P.virgatum_v5, whole genome shotgun sequence genome has a window encoding:
- the LOC120705551 gene encoding uncharacterized protein LOC120705551 isoform X11, translating to MGSAPTSRPPPAARRGVSPAASLSSGRLLSACCRRIRPAQERERERERECGEGRNEGRGTGQHGAARPRAHLPSHPLLPHRAAPRLPSLPSAARRASPNPNPSSSTAAVRPALLLGSAALPVGSPCRAAPPSPWPPRAVVHNLRAGTPSRGTATAPVCGRLRATAPPLPSEAGTGRPGRCLRSRPWVGGADPARRRRSLLGVRASPQAGRRMRGGPPWMGQLASQPEGRLDRSGECRLDLRLQQRRTAMSWAALFLLCSTYRRHSIVSSFGFRNLSNFLQISIPLYCHYLQLARSMSLAYFFGVLLVAVGESSFLIMRKLHGSMQIEQSSLDLGSQSSTPVDPRPVHCPAQGYCNGDKNTRKLAQVARGCPGQQIMIYTQIILLQIKLCVLSLSVWSIC from the exons ATGGGGAGCGCCCCCacgagccggccgccgccggccgcgcgccgcggggTCTCGCCCGCCGCCAGCCTGAGCTCCGGTCGCCTGCTCTCGGCTTGCTGCCGCCGGATCCGACCGgcgcaggagagagagagggagagagagagagagtgtgggGAGGGACGGAACGAAGGGAGAGGCACAGGGCAGCAcggcgccgcgcggccgcgcgcaCACCTGCCCTCCCATCCCCTCCTTcctcaccgcgccgcgccgcgcctcccctcccttccATCCGCGGCGCGCCGTGCctcccctaaccctaaccctagctcctccaccgccgccgtccggcCCGCCCTCCTCTTGGGCTCCGCGGCCTTGCCCGTGGGCTCGCCGTGCCGTGCTGCTCCACCCTCCCCTTGGCCTCCGCGCGCCGTCGTCCATAACCTACGCGCCGGCACTCCGAGCCGGGGCACCGCCACTGCTCCCGTCTGCGGGAGACTCCGAgccacggcgccgccgctcccatcTGAGGCAGGGACGGGCCGCCCAGGGCGCTGCCTCCGCTCCCGCCCGTGGGTGGGAGGGGCCgacccggcgcgccgccgccgctcgctgctcGGTGTCCGGGCCTCACCACAAGCGGGGCGGCGCATGCGCGGTGGCCCTCCCTGGATGGGGCAGCTCGCGTCACAGCCGGAAGGCAG ATTAGACAGATCCGGTGAGTGCAGGCTGGACCTAAGGCTGCAACAGAGGAGAACGGCGATGAGCTGGGCGGCGCTCTTCCTCCTTTGCTCCACTTATCGGCGCCACTCCATCGTCAGCTCCTTCGGATTCAGGAACCTCAGTAACTTCCTTCAGATTTCTATCCCCCTTTATTGTCATTACTTGCAACTTGCAAGGTCAATGAGCTTGGCATATTTCTTCGGAGTTCTGTTAGTAGCAGTTGGTGAAAGTAGCTTCTTGATAATGAGAAAACTACATGGTTCAATGCAGATTGAGCAGTCCAGCCTCGATCTTGGTTCACAGTCCTCCACTCCCGTGGATCCAAGACCTGTACATTGCCCAGCCCAAG GTTATTGCAACGGAGACAAGAATACAAGAAAATTAGCGCAGGTAGCAAGGGGTTGCCCCGGTCAACAGATCATGATCTACACCCAG ATTATTTTACTCCAGATCAAACTAtgtgttctctctctctccgtctG
- the LOC120705551 gene encoding uncharacterized protein LOC120705551 isoform X12 encodes MGSAPTSRPPPAARRGVSPAASLSSGRLLSACCRRIRPAQERERERERECGEGRNEGRGTGQHGAARPRAHLPSHPLLPHRAAPRLPSLPSAARRASPNPNPSSSTAAVRPALLLGSAALPVGSPCRAAPPSPWPPRAVVHNLRAGTPSRGTATAPVCGRLRATAPPLPSEAGTGRPGRCLRSRPWVGGADPARRRRSLLGVRASPQAGRRMRGGPPWMGQLASQPEGRLDRSGECRLDLRLQQRRTAMSWAALFLLCSTYRRHSIVSSFGFRNLSNFLQISIPLYCHYLQLARSMSLAYFFGVLLVAVGESSFLIMRKLHGSMQIEQSSLDLGSQSSTPVDPRPVHCPAQGQFVKDASAVCIFLPLQLCSHLISELCGHGWNGLSFLWS; translated from the exons ATGGGGAGCGCCCCCacgagccggccgccgccggccgcgcgccgcggggTCTCGCCCGCCGCCAGCCTGAGCTCCGGTCGCCTGCTCTCGGCTTGCTGCCGCCGGATCCGACCGgcgcaggagagagagagggagagagagagagagtgtgggGAGGGACGGAACGAAGGGAGAGGCACAGGGCAGCAcggcgccgcgcggccgcgcgcaCACCTGCCCTCCCATCCCCTCCTTcctcaccgcgccgcgccgcgcctcccctcccttccATCCGCGGCGCGCCGTGCctcccctaaccctaaccctagctcctccaccgccgccgtccggcCCGCCCTCCTCTTGGGCTCCGCGGCCTTGCCCGTGGGCTCGCCGTGCCGTGCTGCTCCACCCTCCCCTTGGCCTCCGCGCGCCGTCGTCCATAACCTACGCGCCGGCACTCCGAGCCGGGGCACCGCCACTGCTCCCGTCTGCGGGAGACTCCGAgccacggcgccgccgctcccatcTGAGGCAGGGACGGGCCGCCCAGGGCGCTGCCTCCGCTCCCGCCCGTGGGTGGGAGGGGCCgacccggcgcgccgccgccgctcgctgctcGGTGTCCGGGCCTCACCACAAGCGGGGCGGCGCATGCGCGGTGGCCCTCCCTGGATGGGGCAGCTCGCGTCACAGCCGGAAGGCAG ATTAGACAGATCCGGTGAGTGCAGGCTGGACCTAAGGCTGCAACAGAGGAGAACGGCGATGAGCTGGGCGGCGCTCTTCCTCCTTTGCTCCACTTATCGGCGCCACTCCATCGTCAGCTCCTTCGGATTCAGGAACCTCAGTAACTTCCTTCAGATTTCTATCCCCCTTTATTGTCATTACTTGCAACTTGCAAGGTCAATGAGCTTGGCATATTTCTTCGGAGTTCTGTTAGTAGCAGTTGGTGAAAGTAGCTTCTTGATAATGAGAAAACTACATGGTTCAATGCAGATTGAGCAGTCCAGCCTCGATCTTGGTTCACAGTCCTCCACTCCCGTGGATCCAAGACCTGTACATTGCCCAGCCCAAG
- the LOC120705551 gene encoding uncharacterized protein LOC120705551 isoform X6 — translation MGSAPTSRPPPAARRGVSPAASLSSGRLLSACCRRIRPAQERERERERECGEGRNEGRGTGQHGAARPRAHLPSHPLLPHRAAPRLPSLPSAARRASPNPNPSSSTAAVRPALLLGSAALPVGSPCRAAPPSPWPPRAVVHNLRAGTPSRGTATAPVCGRLRATAPPLPSEAGTGRPGRCLRSRPWVGGADPARRRRSLLGVRASPQAGRRMRGGPPWMGQLASQPEGRLDRSGECRLDLRLQQRRTAMSWAALFLLCSTYRRHSIVSSFGFRNLSNFLQISIPLYCHYLQLARSMSLAYFFGVLLVAVGESSFLIMRKLHGSMQIEQSSLDLGSQSSTPVDPRPVHCPAQEYKKISAGSKGLPRSTDHDLHPDYFTPDQTMCSLSLRLVKYYSMLLIKNGKVVYMFSQLSSLHAI, via the exons ATGGGGAGCGCCCCCacgagccggccgccgccggccgcgcgccgcggggTCTCGCCCGCCGCCAGCCTGAGCTCCGGTCGCCTGCTCTCGGCTTGCTGCCGCCGGATCCGACCGgcgcaggagagagagagggagagagagagagagtgtgggGAGGGACGGAACGAAGGGAGAGGCACAGGGCAGCAcggcgccgcgcggccgcgcgcaCACCTGCCCTCCCATCCCCTCCTTcctcaccgcgccgcgccgcgcctcccctcccttccATCCGCGGCGCGCCGTGCctcccctaaccctaaccctagctcctccaccgccgccgtccggcCCGCCCTCCTCTTGGGCTCCGCGGCCTTGCCCGTGGGCTCGCCGTGCCGTGCTGCTCCACCCTCCCCTTGGCCTCCGCGCGCCGTCGTCCATAACCTACGCGCCGGCACTCCGAGCCGGGGCACCGCCACTGCTCCCGTCTGCGGGAGACTCCGAgccacggcgccgccgctcccatcTGAGGCAGGGACGGGCCGCCCAGGGCGCTGCCTCCGCTCCCGCCCGTGGGTGGGAGGGGCCgacccggcgcgccgccgccgctcgctgctcGGTGTCCGGGCCTCACCACAAGCGGGGCGGCGCATGCGCGGTGGCCCTCCCTGGATGGGGCAGCTCGCGTCACAGCCGGAAGGCAG ATTAGACAGATCCGGTGAGTGCAGGCTGGACCTAAGGCTGCAACAGAGGAGAACGGCGATGAGCTGGGCGGCGCTCTTCCTCCTTTGCTCCACTTATCGGCGCCACTCCATCGTCAGCTCCTTCGGATTCAGGAACCTCAGTAACTTCCTTCAGATTTCTATCCCCCTTTATTGTCATTACTTGCAACTTGCAAGGTCAATGAGCTTGGCATATTTCTTCGGAGTTCTGTTAGTAGCAGTTGGTGAAAGTAGCTTCTTGATAATGAGAAAACTACATGGTTCAATGCAGATTGAGCAGTCCAGCCTCGATCTTGGTTCACAGTCCTCCACTCCCGTGGATCCAAGACCTGTACATTGCCCAGCCCAAG AATACAAGAAAATTAGCGCAGGTAGCAAGGGGTTGCCCCGGTCAACAGATCATGATCTACACCCAG ATTATTTTACTCCAGATCAAACTAtgtgttctctctctctccgtctG GTCAAGTACTACAGCATGCTACTGATAAAAAATGGAAAAGTGGTATATATGTTCAGCCAACTCTCTTCTCTGCATGCAATATAA
- the LOC120705551 gene encoding uncharacterized protein LOC120705551 isoform X4, with product MGSAPTSRPPPAARRGVSPAASLSSGRLLSACCRRIRPAQERERERERECGEGRNEGRGTGQHGAARPRAHLPSHPLLPHRAAPRLPSLPSAARRASPNPNPSSSTAAVRPALLLGSAALPVGSPCRAAPPSPWPPRAVVHNLRAGTPSRGTATAPVCGRLRATAPPLPSEAGTGRPGRCLRSRPWVGGADPARRRRSLLGVRASPQAGRRMRGGPPWMGQLASQPEGRLDLRLQQRRTAMSWAALFLLCSTYRRHSIVSSFGFRNLSNFLQISIPLYCHYLQLARSMSLAYFFGVLLVAVGESSFLIMRKLHGSMQIEQSSLDLGSQSSTPVDPRPVHCPAQGYCNGDKNTRKLAQVARGCPGQQIMIYTQVSTTTIVIFRGWLPIATNYLHDGIHNSRLFYSRSNYVFSLSPSGQVLQHATDKKWKSGIYVQPTLFSACNIMAWCRPEQLLQYKWVGFEL from the exons ATGGGGAGCGCCCCCacgagccggccgccgccggccgcgcgccgcggggTCTCGCCCGCCGCCAGCCTGAGCTCCGGTCGCCTGCTCTCGGCTTGCTGCCGCCGGATCCGACCGgcgcaggagagagagagggagagagagagagagtgtgggGAGGGACGGAACGAAGGGAGAGGCACAGGGCAGCAcggcgccgcgcggccgcgcgcaCACCTGCCCTCCCATCCCCTCCTTcctcaccgcgccgcgccgcgcctcccctcccttccATCCGCGGCGCGCCGTGCctcccctaaccctaaccctagctcctccaccgccgccgtccggcCCGCCCTCCTCTTGGGCTCCGCGGCCTTGCCCGTGGGCTCGCCGTGCCGTGCTGCTCCACCCTCCCCTTGGCCTCCGCGCGCCGTCGTCCATAACCTACGCGCCGGCACTCCGAGCCGGGGCACCGCCACTGCTCCCGTCTGCGGGAGACTCCGAgccacggcgccgccgctcccatcTGAGGCAGGGACGGGCCGCCCAGGGCGCTGCCTCCGCTCCCGCCCGTGGGTGGGAGGGGCCgacccggcgcgccgccgccgctcgctgctcGGTGTCCGGGCCTCACCACAAGCGGGGCGGCGCATGCGCGGTGGCCCTCCCTGGATGGGGCAGCTCGCGTCACAGCCGGAAGGCAG GCTGGACCTAAGGCTGCAACAGAGGAGAACGGCGATGAGCTGGGCGGCGCTCTTCCTCCTTTGCTCCACTTATCGGCGCCACTCCATCGTCAGCTCCTTCGGATTCAGGAACCTCAGTAACTTCCTTCAGATTTCTATCCCCCTTTATTGTCATTACTTGCAACTTGCAAGGTCAATGAGCTTGGCATATTTCTTCGGAGTTCTGTTAGTAGCAGTTGGTGAAAGTAGCTTCTTGATAATGAGAAAACTACATGGTTCAATGCAGATTGAGCAGTCCAGCCTCGATCTTGGTTCACAGTCCTCCACTCCCGTGGATCCAAGACCTGTACATTGCCCAGCCCAAG GTTATTGCAACGGAGACAAGAATACAAGAAAATTAGCGCAGGTAGCAAGGGGTTGCCCCGGTCAACAGATCATGATCTACACCCAGGTGAGCACAACTACCATTGTAATTTTCAGAGGGTGGCTTCCAATTGCTACTAACTACCTGCACGATGGTATACATAATTCCAGATTATTTTACTCCAGATCAAACTAtgtgttctctctctctccgtctG GTCAAGTACTACAGCATGCTACTGATAAAAAATGGAAAAGTGGTATATATGTTCAGCCAACTCTCTTCTCTGCATGCAATATAATGGCTTGGTGCAGACCAGAGCAACTGTTGCAATACAAGTGGGTGGGATTTGAGCTTTAG
- the LOC120705551 gene encoding uncharacterized protein LOC120705551 isoform X15 yields the protein MGSAPTSRPPPAARRGVSPAASLSSGRLLSACCRRIRPAQERERERERECGEGRNEGRGTGQHGAARPRAHLPSHPLLPHRAAPRLPSLPSAARRASPNPNPSSSTAAVRPALLLGSAALPVGSPCRAAPPSPWPPRAVVHNLRAGTPSRGTATAPVCGRLRATAPPLPSEAGTGRPGRCLRSRPWVGGADPARRRRSLLGVRASPQAGRRMRGGPPWMGQLASQPEGRLDRSGECRLDLRLQQRRTAMSWAALFLLCSTYRRHSIVSSFGFRLSSPASILVHSPPLPWIQDLYIAQPKNTRKLAQVARGCPGQQIMIYTQIILLQIKLCVLSLSVWSIC from the exons ATGGGGAGCGCCCCCacgagccggccgccgccggccgcgcgccgcggggTCTCGCCCGCCGCCAGCCTGAGCTCCGGTCGCCTGCTCTCGGCTTGCTGCCGCCGGATCCGACCGgcgcaggagagagagagggagagagagagagagtgtgggGAGGGACGGAACGAAGGGAGAGGCACAGGGCAGCAcggcgccgcgcggccgcgcgcaCACCTGCCCTCCCATCCCCTCCTTcctcaccgcgccgcgccgcgcctcccctcccttccATCCGCGGCGCGCCGTGCctcccctaaccctaaccctagctcctccaccgccgccgtccggcCCGCCCTCCTCTTGGGCTCCGCGGCCTTGCCCGTGGGCTCGCCGTGCCGTGCTGCTCCACCCTCCCCTTGGCCTCCGCGCGCCGTCGTCCATAACCTACGCGCCGGCACTCCGAGCCGGGGCACCGCCACTGCTCCCGTCTGCGGGAGACTCCGAgccacggcgccgccgctcccatcTGAGGCAGGGACGGGCCGCCCAGGGCGCTGCCTCCGCTCCCGCCCGTGGGTGGGAGGGGCCgacccggcgcgccgccgccgctcgctgctcGGTGTCCGGGCCTCACCACAAGCGGGGCGGCGCATGCGCGGTGGCCCTCCCTGGATGGGGCAGCTCGCGTCACAGCCGGAAGGCAG ATTAGACAGATCCGGTGAGTGCAGGCTGGACCTAAGGCTGCAACAGAGGAGAACGGCGATGAGCTGGGCGGCGCTCTTCCTCCTTTGCTCCACTTATCGGCGCCACTCCATCGTCAGCTCCTTCGGATTCAG ATTGAGCAGTCCAGCCTCGATCTTGGTTCACAGTCCTCCACTCCCGTGGATCCAAGACCTGTACATTGCCCAGCCCAAG AATACAAGAAAATTAGCGCAGGTAGCAAGGGGTTGCCCCGGTCAACAGATCATGATCTACACCCAG ATTATTTTACTCCAGATCAAACTAtgtgttctctctctctccgtctG